A genomic region of Mus musculus strain C57BL/6J chromosome 7, GRCm38.p6 C57BL/6J contains the following coding sequences:
- the Magel2 gene encoding MAGE-like protein 2, protein MSQLSTNLGDSSPPESPVPAVHSRPTVLMRAPPASSRAPPVPWDPPPVDLQAPMAAWQAPQPAWEAPEGQLPAPVAQLAQPPGLGAPMVQAPPLGGGMAKPPTPGVLMVHQPPPGAPMAQSSTPGVLMLHPSVTGAPLAHPPPPGTPMTHPPGTSMAHPPPPPPPPPPPPPPGTPMTHPPPPGTPMGHHPPPGNPMTHPPPGNPMVHPLTHGAPMVHGGPHGTPMPHVPITGTPIAQQPTPGVLMAQQLTPGVLMVQPPAPGAPMVQPPPQAALMTQPAPSITPMAKPPGPGVVMIHPPGARGPIIQTPVSGAPMAQTVLPPGQPLATWAPQGQPLILQIQSQVIRAPPQVPSVPQAPQVQLATPPGWQATTPNWQVTPQGWPATPLTWQATQVTWQAPTIAWQATQPGRQGHSTIRTGHTPIRPGPAPLLRQIPPMIRQIQPVMRQAPPLIRQVPIRPAPHGIASQPQLWQVLPPPPPLRQAPQARLLLPRVPGTGQVSTVPPVAQIHLVPQSGPQVPQTVLPAQLSIPIPVPQAAAQSAPRTVHCPPIIWQAPKGQAPVPQELPVPQELPVPQELPVPQEVPVPQEIPVPQEIPVPQELPVPQELPVPQELPVPQELPVPQELPVPQELPVPQELPVPQELPVPLEFQEVQQAQAVGWRAPKVPPHFWQPVSAQEAQEQATQIAHVEQQQPFQGAPASSKALQTQLPTHQAQASGLQAELPSVQLQPSWQGPLPMLQAQPGASATLANFPRGSTRSRMAPSGEPGPSSLEPRGPPRERRAPARDKKGPPKERMFIGATFCAPRGASASRAYVPTAWKNLPATSETFPATSRVFPSTSHFQPASSNAFRGPSAASESPKSLPFALQDPYACVEALPAVPWVPYPDGNASSACKSVPAILMVAAAAPQASATAAEASKSSEPPRRPGKATRKKKHLEPKEDNCGHRLSSRDWRGPRTWGNPSHSDWEIQRAMQLLGDRESLYTPQGLNDWGCPNTSRMPRSLEGPSTSRDQEFCGDSGGSQTWMASEVPSVSRGSSAAQEDPDRESQPLSPLDERANALVQFLLVKDQAKVPVQLSEMVNVVIREYKDDSLDIINRANTKLECTFGCQLKEVDTKTHTYIIVNKMAYPQCNLLASYLERPKFSLLMVVLSLIFMKGYCIRENLLFSFLFQLGLDVQETSGLFRITKKLITSVFVRHRYLEYRQIPFTEPAEYELLWGPRAFLETNRVHILRFLAALYENQPQIWSCQYLDSLAELEYKDANAAAEESHDSDDDAHDPTSSPHPH, encoded by the coding sequence ATGTCGCAGCTAAGTACGAATCTGGGGGATTCCAGCCCTCCGGAGTCCCCAGTGCCTGCAGTCCATAGCCGCCCTACGGTTCTGATGCGGGCTCCGCCTGCTTCCTCCCGGGCTCCTCCTGTCCCCTGGGATCCACCTCCAGTGGACTTGCAGGCTCCCATGGCTGCTTGGCAGGCTCCTCAACCTGCCTGGGAGGCTCCGGAGGGCCAGCTGCCTGCCCCAGTGGCTCAGCTGGCCCAGCCTCCTGGTCTAGGGGCCCCAATGGTCCAGGCTCCACCGCTCGGAGGGGGGATGGCCAAGCCTCCAACTCCTGGAGTCTTGATGGTCCATCAGCCCCCTCCGGGAGCCCCCATGGCCCAGTCTTCAACTCCGGGAGTCCTGATGCTACATCCTTCTGTCACGGGGGCCCCTTTGGCTCATCCTCCTCCCCCAGGAACCCCGATGACACACCCTCCCGGGACCTCGATGGcgcaccctcctcctcctcctcctccccctcctcctcctcctcctcctgggacCCCAATGACCCACCCACCTCCTCCTGGGACTCCGATGGGTCACCATCCTCCTCCTGGGAACCCTATGACCCATCCTCCACCGGGGAACCCGATGGTGCATCCTCTCACTCATGGAGCCCCGATGGTCCATGGGGGACCACATGGAACTCCAATGCCGCATGTTCCCATTACGGGGACACCGATAGCCCAGCAGCCAACTCCAGGAGTCCTGATGGCCCAGCAGCTGACACCGGGAGTCCTGATGGTCCAGCCGCCTGCTCCGGGAGCTCCGATGGTCCAGCCACCTCCACAGGCTGCCTTGATGACCCAGCCTGCACCTTCGATTACTCCGATGGCCAAGCCTCCAGGTCCTGGTGTCGTGATGATCCATCCTCCAGGTGCCAGAGGTCCAATCATTCAGACTCCAGTATCAGGAGCACCAATGGCTCAGACAGTGCTGCCCCCTGGGCAGCCTCTGGCCACTTGGGCCCCACAGGGTCAGCCTTTGATCCTACAAATCCAGTCTCAAGTCATAAGGGCTCCTCCACAGGTTCCCTCTGTACCACAAGCCCCCCAGGTACAGCTGGCCACACCCCCAGGCTGGcaagccaccacacccaactggcAGGTGACCCCCCAGGGGTGGCCAGCAACGCCTTTGACATGGCAGGCTACACAGGTGACCTGGCAGGCCCCCACAATAGCCTGGCAGGCCACTCAACCTGGGCGCCAAGGGCACTCAACCATTCGTACTGGTCACACACCCATTCGACCTGGACCAGCTCCATTGCTTCGCCAGATACCTCCTATGATCCGTCAGATCCAACCTGTGATGAGGCAAGCCCCACCACTGATCCGACAGGTCCCTATCAGACCAGCTCCACATGGCATAGCAAGCCAGCCTCAGCTGTGGCAGGTCctgccacccccacctccactgcGGCAGGCTCCACAGGCTCGTCTACTGCTCCCGAGGGTACCAGGAACAGGCCAGGTGTCTACAGTACCACCAGTTGCTCAGATACATTTGGTGCCACAGTCAGGCCCACAGGTGCCCCAGACAGTACTGCCAGCCCAACTGTCTATCCCAATTCCTGTACCCCAGGCTGCTGCTCAGTCTGCTCCCCGGACTGTGCATTGCCCACCCATCATCTGGCAGGCCCCCAAAGGCCAGGCCCCGGTGCCACAGGAGCTCCCAGTGCCACAGGAGCTCCCGGTGCCACAGGAGCTCCCGGTGCCACAAGAGGTCCCGGTTCCACAGGAGATCCCGGTGCCACAGGAGATCCCGGTGCCACAGGAGCTCCCGGTTCCACAGGAGCTCCCGGTGCCACAGGAGCTCCCAGTGCCACAAGAGCTCCCGGTGCCACAGGAGCTCCCAGTGCCACAGGAGCTCCCGGTGCCACAGGAGCTCCCGGTGCCACAGGAGCTCCCGGTGCCATTGGAGTTCCAGGAGGTACAGCAGGCCCAGGCAGTGGGCTGGCGGGCACCCAAGGTACCTCCTCACTTCTGGCAGCCTGTGTCTGCCCAGGAGGCCCAGGAGCAGGCCACTCAGATCGCCCATGTGGAGCAGCAGCAGCCCTTTCAGGGAGCTCCAGCCTCCTCCAAGGCACTGCAAACTCAGCTGCCGACCCACCAGGCCCAAGCCTCTGGCTTGCAGGCAGAACTGCCTTCAGTGCAGCTGCAGCCTTCTTGGCAAGGCCCACTGCCCATGTTGCAGGCCCAGCCTGGAGCCTCTGCCACACTGGCAAACTTTCCCCGGGGCTCCACTCGATCACGTATGGCTCCATCAGGAGAACCTGGCCCCTCTTCTCTAGAACCTCGGGGCCCTCCTAGGGAACGTAGGGCACCTGCAAGGGACAAAAAGGGTCCTCCAAAAGAGCGCATGTTCATTGGTGCCACTTTCTGTGCTCCAAGGGGGGCATCAGCATCCAGGGCATACGTGCCAACTGCCTGGAAAAACTTGCCTGCCACATCAGAGACCTTTCCTGCCACCTCAAGGGTCTTTCCATCTACCTCTCATTTCCAGCCTGCCTCTTCTAATGCCTTTAGAGGTCCATCTGCCGCCTCAGAGAGCCCAAAGTCACTGCCATTTGCTCTGCAGGATCCTTATGCCTGCGTAGAGGCCCTGCCTGCAGTTCCCTGGGTTCCGTATCCAGATGGAAATGCCTCATCAGCATGTAAGTCAGTGCCTGCCATCTTGATGGTGGCAGCAGCTGCCCCCCAGGCAAGTGCCACTGCTGCAGAGGCCTCTAAGTCTTCAGAGCCGCCAAGACGCCCCGGCAAAGCCACCAGGAAGAAGAAGCATCTGGAACCCAAAGAAGACAACTGTGGCCACAGGCTCTCCTCACGTGACTGGCGGGGGCCCCGAACCTGGGGCAATCCCAGTCATTCTGACTGGGAGATTCAGAGGGCTATGCAGCTCCTGGGGGACCGGGAATCCCTCTACACTCCGCAGGGCCTGAATGACTGGGGGTGCCCCAACACTTCTAGGATGCCAAGGAGCTTGGAGGGCCCTAGCACTTCACGGGACCAGGAATTCTGTGGTGACTCGGGTGGGTCTCAGACATGGATGGCTTCTGAGGTCCCAAGCGTCTCTCGGGGATCCAGTGCTGCTCAGGAGGACCCTGATAGGGAGAGTCAGCCCTTATCTCCCTTAGATGAGAGAGCAAACGCTTTGGTGCAGTTTCTCTTGGTCAAAGACCAAGCCAAGGTGCCTGTCCAGCTCTCGGAGATGGTAAATGTTGTCATCCGAGAATACAAAGACGACAGCTTAGACATCATCAACCGTGCCAACACTAAGCTGGAGTGCACCTTTGGTTGTCAACTGAAGGAAGTTGACACCAAAACCCACACTTACATCATCGTCAACAAGATGGCGTACCCTCAGTGTAATTTGCTGGCATCCTATTTAGAGAGGCCAAAGTTCAGCCTCCTGATGGTGGTCTTGAGCCTCATCTTTATGAAAGGCTACTGTATCAGGGAGAATCTGCTCTTTAGTTTTCTGTTCCAGCTAGGGCTGGATGTCCAGGAGACAAGTGGTCTCTTCAGAATTACAAAGAAGCTCATCACCAGTGTGTTTGTGAGACACAGGTACCTAGAGTACAGGCAAATCCCGTTCACTGAGCCTGCAGAATACGAGCTTCTCTGGGGGCCCCGGGCATTCCTCGAAACCAACAGGGTGCACATCTTGAGATTTTTGGCCGCACTCTACGAGAACCAGCCCCAGATCTGGTCATGCCAGTACCTTGACTCACTGGCAGAGTTAGAATACAAGGACGCAAATGCCGCCGCCGAAGAGTCCCATGACAGCGATGATGATGCCCACGACCCCACCAGCAGTCCCCATCCTCACTAA